In Populus alba chromosome 1, ASM523922v2, whole genome shotgun sequence, a single window of DNA contains:
- the LOC118033703 gene encoding uncharacterized protein, with protein MMFPISKMAEQLKLQQCWEFRRKDDDSDSSSNDSKPSGEPALKKHKLISSFISVDNDETSDASKLHQIGNCDPGISDQMKSGKAENGRRRRSKKNDSTPKEKKKGPHREVRRKKSKPSTDEQAVFDDLKKYMNFLLEDLKVSRENLLKWMREEMQKLVEEETVSELETREGSFRGEKVQLQIQTSFEENAQVQNQNTFGNIPVQHQNNIQGYGQAQPRNKFAENVHRQNLINFQENTEVHHQKNFQENIFLQHRNAFSLCKGSQDCNGGSTEGFGKTNRSTDSSNCSLTLDSHISRAIVPMTTTEREREERMALSAKMNSKSSPSDKNVQVQKPKSIVLGIRAQCNGGSLESSAKGRKITDSNNHHQAPEHQSDYALAIGSMTSGKKNKGERLALTVEPMFPTGSSNQVASSMYLTLPTVLTKPLEANHRFDTSSLNSIQPRFAGNRIGMSSEGSNLILGSSSHHGYFQGMQPEERSRSFAQMSSRDLSYFNQNSTRSSMVGNGLPVPFLQAANSSFNIPTQVSLENLAPESSTPGLNMNGGATRLPGGSYSFSEQLIASNFLNHYSYKADGRLTSYQDGYQFPK; from the coding sequence ATGATGTTCCCCATTTCTAAAATGGCAGAGCAACTGAAACTGCAGCAATGCTGGGAGTTTAGGAGGAAAGACGACGACTCTGATTCTTCAAGCAATGATTCAAAACCAAGTGGCGAACCAGctctaaaaaaacacaaactgaTCTCGAGCTTCATTTCAGTTGATAATGATGAAACCAGTGATGCTAGTAAATTGCACCAGATTGGCAACTGTGATCCAGGTATTTCAGACCAAATGAAATCTGGGAAAGCTGAAAATGGCCGAAGAAGGAGGAGTAAAAAGAATGATTCAACTcctaaggaaaagaagaagggCCCTCACAGAGAAGTCCGCCGTAAGAAGAGTAAACCTAGTACTGATGAACAAGCTGTGTTTGATGATCTTAAGAAGTACATGAACTTTTTATTAGAGGATCTTAAAGTTTCAAGAGAGAATTTGTTGAAGTGGATGAGGGAAGAAATGCAGAAATTGGTGGAAGAGGAGACTGTTTCTGAGCTGGAAACAAGAGAAGGCAGCTTTAGAGGAGAGAAAGTTCAATTGCAGATTCAAACCAGCTTTGAGGAGAATGCACAAGTTCAGAACCAAAACACTTTCGGGAACATACCAGTCCAGCATCAGAACAACATTCAGGGCTATGGCCAAGCGCAGCCCCGTAATAAGTTTGCGGAGAATGTCCACAGGCAGAACCTAATCAACTTTCAGGAGAACACCGAAGTGCATCACCAGAAGAATTTTCAGGAGAACATTTTCCTGCAACATCGAAATGCCTTCAGTTTGTGCAAAGGATCTCAAGATTGCAATGGTGGGTCTACAGAAGGGTTTGGCAAAACCAACAGATCAACTGATTCTAGTAATTGCAGTCTAACATTGGATAGTCATATTAGCCGAGCAATTGTACCCATGACAACAActgagagggaaagagaagaaagaatggCATTATCTGCCAAGATGAATTCTAAATCTAGTCCTTCAGATAAGAATGTGCAAGTGCAGAAGCCAAAGAGTATTGTGTTGGGCATAAGAGCTCAATGCAATGGTGGATCTTTAGAGAGTTCTGCAAAAGGCAGAAAAATCACTGATTCTAATAATCACCATCAAGCACCTGAACATCAATCTGATTATGCCCTAGCGATTGGATCCATGACATCAGGCAAGAAGAACAAAGGAGAAAGGCTGGCATTAACTGTCGAGCCAATGTTTCCAACTGGCTCCTCCAATCAGGTAGCTTCTTCAATGTACTTAACACTGCCTACTGTGTTAACAAAGCCTCTTGAAGCAAACCATAGGTTTGATACATCTTCATTGAACTCTATTCAACCAAGATTTGCTGGGAATCGAATAGGCATGAGTTCAGAAGGATCGAATCTGATACTAGGTTCAAGCAGTCATCATGGATACTTTCAGGGCATGCAGCCAGAAGAAAGAAGTAGAAGCTTTGCTCAAATGAGTTCCAGAGACCTCAGTTACTTCAACCAAAACAGCACCAGGTCATCAATGGTTGGAAATGGACTCCCAGTTCCATTTCTTCAGGCTGCAAATAGTAGTTTTAACATCCCGACCCAAGTCAGCTTGGAAAATCTAGCTCCTGAAAGCAGCACCCCAGGTCTGAACATGAATGGAGGAGCCACCAGGCTTCCAGGGGGAAGCTACTCTTTCTCAGAACAGTTGATAGCCAGCAACTTCCTCAACCATTATAGTTACAAAGCTGATGGTAGACTAACGTCATATCAAGATGGTTATCAATTCCCAAAATAG
- the LOC118033702 gene encoding UDP-N-acetylmuramoyl-L-alanyl-D-glutamate--2,6-diaminopimelate ligase MurE homolog, chloroplastic, with amino-acid sequence MSMAFTFTLQSHTFLSQNPNLLSPKPTFFKPRNLFPSLPKTPLFLSLHGTKHSLFAIGPDGKFYPNTADNDPPEAPEDTAHGVSKWEQVHIQASRARKAQEEDFKKNQSTFLKAIADTEVNPNSLNSDGDDLFGEIDKAIVMERQELVKQGLLKPKDIKGSSDVMEGVEELEPEEVVDLEEIDELTGLTVIDTDSDEDGSRGFDVGVGEKSGKSNAGASLDEKSFDLDFDSIGKVKVNIVEPKFRMSLAELLDESKVVPVSVLGDLEVEITGIQDDSRVVSAGDLFVCRVGMKTDGHLYLSEADKRGAVAVVASKEVDIEETLGCKALVIVEDTNAVLPALAAAFYKFPSKNMAVIGITGTNGKTTTANLVKGMYEAMGLRTGMLSTVAYYIHGDHKLEAPNTTPGAILVQNLMAKMLHNGTEAVVMEATSQGLALGRCDEVDFDIAVFTNLTRDHLDFHGTEEEYKNAKAKLFARMVDPERHRKVVNIDDPNAPFFIAQGNQEVPVVTFAMENKNADVHPLKFELSLFETQVLVNTPHGILEISSGLLGKHNIYNILAAVAVGIAVGAPLEDIVRGIEEIDAVPGRCELIDEEQAFGVIVDYAHTPDALSRLLDSVRELRPKRIITVIGCGGERDRGKRPIMTKIATDKSDVTILTSDNPRGEDPLDILDDMLAGVGWSMQEYLKHGENDYYPPLPNGHRLFLHDIRRVAVRCAVAMGEEGDMVVVAGKGHETYEIEGDKKEFFDDREECREALQYVDELHQAGIDTSEFPWRLPESH; translated from the exons ATGTCAATGGCCTTCACATTCACTCTCCAATCGCACACATTTCTCTCTCAAAACCCAAACTTGCTCTCTCCAAAACCAACCTTCTTCAAACCCCGCAATTTATTTCCTTCTCTCCCTAAAACccctttatttctttctctccACGGCACAAAACACTCGCTATTTGCTATTGGCCCAGATGGAAAATTCTACCCAAACACAGCAGATAATGACCCACCTGAAGCACCAGAAGATACAGCACATGGAGTATCAAAGTGGGAACAAGTTCATATCCAAGCTTCAAGAGCAAGAAAAGCTCAAGAAGAAGACTTCAAAAAGAACCAATCAACGTTTCTCAAAGCCATTGCAGATACCGAGGTAAATCCCAATTCCTTAAATAGTGACGGTGATGATTTGTTTGGTGAGATTGATAAGGCTATCGTAATGGAAAGACAAGAACTTGTTAAACAAGGACTgttaaaaccaaaagacattAAAGGAAGTAGTGATGTTATGGAAGGTGTTGAAGAGTTAGAACCTGAAGAGGTGGTGGACTTGGAGGAGATTGATGAACTAACAGGGTTGACTGTGATTGATACTGACAGTGATGAAGATGGTTCAAGGGGGTTTGATGTGGGTGTGGGTGAAAAGAGTGGAAAAAGCAATGCTGGGGCGTCTTTGGATGAAAAGAGTTTTGATTTGGATTTTGATAGTATCGGGAAAGTGAAGGTGAATATTGTGGAACCAAAGTTTAGGATGAGTTTAGCTGAGCTTTTGGATGAGAGCAAAGTGGTGCCGGTTTCGGTTTTGGGGGATTTGGAGGTGGAGATTACTGGTATACAGGATGATTCGAGAGTGGTGAGTGCTggtgatttgtttgtttgtcgTGTGGGGATGAAGACGGATGGACATTTGTATTTGAGCGAGGCTGATAAGAGAGGTGCTGTTGCGGTTGTGGCTAGCAAGGAGGTTGATATTGAAGAGACTTTGGGGTGTAAGGCTTTGGTGATTGTGGAGGATACTAATGCAGTTTTGCCTGCGTTGGCTGCAGCATTTTATAAGTTTCCTTCAAAGAATATGGCTGTGATTGGGATAACTGGGACGAATGGGAAAACTACGACAGCGAATTTGGTTAAAGGGATGTATGAGGCAATGGGGTTGAGGACTGGAATGTTGAGTACGGTGGCATATTATATACACGGGGATCATAAACTGGAGGCACCTAACACAACCCCAGGTGCCATTTTGGTTCAGAATTTGATGGCTAAGATGCTGCATAATGGAACTGAAGCTGTTGTGATGGAGGCTACTTCCCAGGGACTGGCTCTAGGGAGGTGTGATGaggttgattttgatattgCTGTTTTTACCAATTTGACGAGGGATCATTTAGATTTTCATGGGACAGAAGAGGAGTATAAGAATGCCAAGGCTAAGTTGTTTGCTCGGATGGTGGATCCAGAAAGGCATAGGAAAGTAGTTAACATTGATGACCCAAATGCACCTTTCTTTATTGCTCAAGGAAACCAAGAGGTGCCAGTTGTGACCTTTgctatggaaaataaaaatgcagATGTTCATCCCTTGAAGTTTGAGCTCTCCCTGTTTGAGACACAAGTTTTGGTTAATACACCCCATGGTATTTTAGAGATTTCATCAGGATTGCTTGGGAAGCACAATATCTACAATATTCTTGCGGCTGTGGCAGTTGGGATTGCAGTTGGTGCACCATTGGAAGACATTGTTAGAGGGATTGAAGAGATAGATGCAGTACCTGGTAGGTGTGAGTTAATTGACGAGGAGCAGGCATTTGGGGTGATCGTGGACTATGCTCATACACCTGATGCCCTATCTAGACTACTTGATTCCGTAAGGGAGCTTAGGCCTAAAAGAATTATCACAG TTATTGGTTGTGGcggagagagagacagaggcAAGAGACCAATAATGACAAAAATTGCAACAGATAAAAGTGATGTGACAATTCTGACATCTGACAATCCAAGGGGTGAAGATCCAT TGGACATATTGGATGACATGTTGGCTGGCGTAGGATGGTCAATGCAGGAATATTTGAAACATGGGGAAAATGATTACTACCCTCCTCTTCCAAATGGCCATCGTCTGTTTTTGCATGACATTAGACGAGTAGCTGTCCGTTGTGCTGTTGCCATGGGTGAAGAAGGCGATATGGTT GTTGTTGCTGGTAAAGGCCATGAAACATATGAGATTGAAGGTGACAAAAAAGAATTCTTTGATGACCGGGAAGAGTGCAGGGAAGCATTGCAGTATGTTGACGAGCTTCACCAAGCTGGGATAGACACAAGTGAATTCCCATGGCG GTTACCAGAAAGCCATTGA